In Silurus meridionalis isolate SWU-2019-XX chromosome 19, ASM1480568v1, whole genome shotgun sequence, the DNA window TCTCTCACAAACTGTAAGATGTAATGGTTACACCACATGATCCTATTATCTTAAACCAGCACTTGTGTTGTTACTGATTGAAGCAAGTTCCTTTCATGACATCTTTGTATGCCTTTCTTTCAGGGACTCATCTTTGTGGTAGACAGCAACGATCGTGAGCGAGCACAGGAAGCTGCTGAAGAACTGCAGAAGATGGTTAGTAAGACACGCCCAAACATTACAATATTCAAATCTCTTTTGTTCAGGAACGCAGCACTCTTCATACCAGTGTTAGAGTGTAAACCTTCTGGAAGGATCAGTTGctaaaataaatagcaaaatattgtgctttttatatatatatatatatatatatataatcacaaatacttttttccccccctgtaGCTATATAtgacacatatacatacaaaaacTCATTTGACTTCGAAAATGTTCTGCATAACaatgttatttgtttttgattaaaaacATTAGATATACTGGGATGTTATACGAATTCCTTCAGATGTTCGTATGGGTTTGTtaagggttttgtttttgtcctcCAACATTTTCTGACTtctaattcatattttaaattgCGTCTGAAAAAGCTCCAAGAAGATGAGCTCAGAGATGCAGTATTGCTGGTGTTTGCAAACAAACAGGACTTGCCCAATGCCATGGCTATCAGTGAGCTGACGGACAAACTCGGCCTGCAAACTCTCCGAAGCAGAACTGTAAGTATAGACAGGCAATCTTCTTAGCTATCCGCCCTCTTCCTCATACATGACCTCATGTGCTCACAGTTGGTTTGCATTATTGGAACTAAAGCCTGTAATCTCGCAACtcaactgtttttattttatacctcGGTTTTAAGGATGTGGATCAGGCGTATTGATGTACTTTTTGTCAATGTTTACCTACACACAATCCAAAGTAATGGCACCAAAAATACGTTTTGATTAGTTGATTAGTGATTAGGTGTCGagtatacactgaccaggcataacattatgagcggtgaaatGAATAACACCGAATATCTCTTCTTactggcacctgttagtgatgTGATAATTTGTTATGAGCAGGAAAAATTAGCAAAAGTAcgaaattgtgatgtctagacgtctgggtcagagcatctccaaaactgcagctcttgtgggatgttcccagtctgcagtggtcgaTCAAAAGTGTTCCAAGCAAGGAaccagtggtgaaccagcaaaAGGGTCCTGGGTGgatgaggctcattgatgcatgtggtccgatccaacagatgagctcctgtagctcaaattactaaagaagttaatgttgttaatgctcgattggtcacgactgttttggcagcaaaatggggGACATTcagtattaggcaggtggtcataatgttatgcctgatcggtcaTACGATTGAAAGTGTTAATGTTTAAGGATCATCATGTCCTGACCATGATGATtgattttgtgttgtttttttctgctccaTCAGTGGTACGTTCAGGCAACCTGTGCCACTCAAGGAACAGGTTTGTATGAAGGACTGGACTGGCTTTCTGAGCAGCTGAGCAAACGTTAAGCTGCATTCATCAGCTCATGTGAAGGGGTGTTTTAACAAAGGACATGATCACACAACTTACAGACAATGGATATACTCACTTATCTATATATTAGCTCATGGCTATTAAATTTGAAACTGAGgcacatttaattataatttttttttgctgaattgGGTTGACTgacttcttttattttcagcatttCAATAAGGCGTGTGTACTCTGTTTTAGTTCGGTTAGACGTGTTTAAGGTGAATTTTAATACGGATTAAGTGATGGGAATTAGAAGCTGTCCTTCAACTTGTATTTTGTCAAACATGggaacatatttatatttatacaatcaTGTCTGCTCTCATTCCATTTTTATGTATCTAAATTTGCATGCtataaattacaattttagACCAAATATGTAACACCACTATGTGTAGCTCTGTAACAGTGGTTAGGGTGGGGTGTTGAAGATTTGTTTTTGtatgaaatttttatttgatcacCTGATTTATTTGGCCTTAATGCAGCATACTAATTACGACGCCTAACCGGACCACCTCGCTCTATAACCAGCCTTTAACTGCATTTACAACTGCCTTAAAATACGCTTGTTTCCTGCTTTGTGACTCTTTCATTTTCATATAATGTTCAACTAAGTTGGAGAAGACCAAATGAGATATCAccagatttatttgtatatatacacacacatgttgaAAGAATcagtcctttttttccccccatggcTCATTTATTAATTCCTATTAAAGCTTGAAATAAAAATTGACAAGCTTCGAagctttgttttaaaaacatttgcaaatgGAGAAAGTGAAGTTAAATCAtacttttaattattacattttatcaccatggcatttattattttcataataCAGTCAGAATTATCCTAGGATCAAAAAAAGACCTCGCAGcccatttctatttttttttttttatatatacattttaaattgttaaatcTCTCCACTATAACCCCATCAGACAAACAGACTGATAAAGACAAGTCCTCTTGTTGCAACAGTAAATCACATGTGCTTTAACCTCAGCTGGCAGAGTTTAAAACCCAATTTATACGTACTTGACAAACGAAAACCGAGGCTGCATCTCAGCCTTATTTCCATTTGAGGTCACAGATTAAAGCGATATGGTCAGACGGGTGAGACACACTAGGTAGGGCCTTGTACGTAGTGACCTCCTGGTGACTGGGTAGAGGAATTACCTGTTCTACCTGGAAAGCTTGCGGCTCTGTGAAAATGTAATCCAGACAACCACTAAAGCCTCCAACATAGTTGGTGTAGTCCGGTTCTCCACACGCACTAGTCAACTGAAATGGGCTGTGAAGTTCCATTTGAAGAAGCTCCTCAGGTCCGTTAGATGCCCAATCACTGTGCTGCACCGATATCGAACCCTGACTGAGCAGCTGGTAGAGTCCTGACGATGGCGTACTGTTGAAATCGCCGCAGAACAACAGCGCGCTCGCGTGTTCTTCTTGATGACTTTCTTCAGGTGATTCAGGGCCACAGCCATCTGAATTAATCTGACATTCGCTCCTTGGGACAGAAAAGGAAATCATTTCTTTAAGGTATGCACTCATATTTGAAGTTGAGCAGAAATTCTAATCCAACCTTATGGATTCCTACCTTTAGGGTGCCAGTAGAGATGCGTGTTTCCAACACACAATATCTTTGATGGATCACTTGTGGACTGGAATACAGTTAACTgtccaaaaaggaaaaaaatacaaggtTTTGAAGaaacaatgtgtgtttgtgtatagatagatagatccttCCTAAGACCAAAAATCACTTTTCGCATCATCGTGTATAATTGGAAAAATCAGAACATCTAATGGAAACTTACTGAGAAgttaaatgaatggatgaagtCTTAGAAGGTGTTATAAAGGAGATTATAGGTGTGGAAAATATTCTGGGTTGCCAGGTTAACCTACTATATAAGTGACTAACTCAATTATAAATGTACAAGGACTAGATTATGTGTGGGCGACAGTAACACTGACATGGTACCAGTAGCTGTACAATTGCACACTCTTCCATGCAGTGTTTGTATTTTGTTAACGGTGATATATCCTTCATCAGTGTAAAGCACTGCTGAGTCAGAAGGTATACTAGAACACTCCTTCTGAGACTTGTCCAGCACTTAAAACAAGTTCCTGT includes these proteins:
- the LOC124402128 gene encoding ADP-ribosylation factor 4, which codes for MGLTISSVFSRLFGKKQMRILMVGLDAAGKTTILYKLKLGEIVTTIPTIGFNVETVEYKNICFTVWDVGGQDKIRPLWRHYFQNTQGLIFVVDSNDRERAQEAAEELQKMLQEDELRDAVLLVFANKQDLPNAMAISELTDKLGLQTLRSRTWYVQATCATQGTGLYEGLDWLSEQLSKR